From Humisphaera borealis, the proteins below share one genomic window:
- the lptB gene encoding LPS export ABC transporter ATP-binding protein, with translation MNLLETTQLVKIYNDRRVVDEVSFGLHRQEVVGLLGRNGAGKTTTFRMILGMVSPDSGAVSFDGHNITHMPMYKRARLGIGYLSQERSDFRRLTVWQNLMAILETLRMSSLERRRVADRLLSQYGLVRQKNQLANTLSGGERRKMEIARALVTDPMLILLDEPFAGVDPIAKEELSREVRRLKDEFRKTVLITDHDVAFTLRVVDRALIIDEGRVHFEGTPREVINDPGVRSAYLGNTFRGDEFDHPNPTHGMTT, from the coding sequence ATGAATCTGCTGGAAACCACCCAACTCGTTAAGATTTACAACGACCGCCGCGTCGTCGATGAGGTCAGCTTCGGCCTTCATCGCCAGGAGGTGGTCGGGCTGCTGGGGCGCAACGGGGCTGGAAAAACGACCACCTTTCGGATGATCTTGGGGATGGTGTCGCCCGACAGCGGGGCCGTCTCGTTCGACGGGCACAACATCACGCACATGCCCATGTACAAGCGGGCTCGGCTGGGCATCGGCTACCTGTCGCAGGAACGCAGCGACTTCCGCCGACTGACCGTCTGGCAGAACCTGATGGCGATCCTGGAGACGCTGCGGATGAGTTCGCTGGAGCGCCGTCGTGTCGCCGACCGCCTGCTCTCGCAGTACGGCCTGGTGCGGCAGAAAAACCAGCTCGCCAATACGCTCTCCGGCGGCGAACGCCGCAAGATGGAGATCGCCCGGGCGCTGGTGACCGATCCGATGCTCATCCTGCTCGACGAGCCGTTCGCGGGCGTCGACCCGATCGCCAAGGAAGAACTCAGCCGTGAGGTCCGCCGGCTGAAAGACGAGTTCCGCAAGACGGTGCTGATCACCGACCACGACGTCGCATTCACGCTGCGGGTGGTGGACCGGGCACTCATCATCGACGAAGGCCGCGTTCACTTCGAAGGAACGCCACGAGAAGTGATCAACGATCCCGGCGTTCGCAGTGCGTACCTGGGTAACACATTCCGCGGCGACGAGTTCGACCACCCGAATCCGACGCACGGCATGACTACCTAG
- a CDS encoding cold-shock protein, translating into MATGKVKWFNDQKGFGFITADGSSKDVFVHHSVIEGTGFKTLQENETVEYDFEDGPKGMKATKVRRVEVVAK; encoded by the coding sequence ATGGCCACAGGAAAGGTCAAGTGGTTTAACGACCAAAAGGGTTTCGGGTTCATCACCGCTGATGGCTCGAGCAAGGACGTCTTCGTTCACCATTCGGTGATCGAGGGCACCGGGTTCAAGACCCTGCAGGAAAACGAGACGGTGGAGTACGACTTCGAAGACGGACCCAAGGGCATGAAAGCCACCAAGGTTCGCCGCGTCGAAGTCGTCGCGAAGTAA
- a CDS encoding glycosyltransferase: MHILLLPVGSHGDVHPAVGLGLRLQARGHRVTVITNGHFESLVRDAGLAFIATSTSEQYLQTISDPDIWHPKRAFFAVARSLMDLARPTYDILAELHAEQPGQLLAIGTSLALAGRLAQEKLGLPFVSMHLSPALFQSVYETPRLPGGPSINWAPRWLKRILFLVANGMIDRAICPGLNTFRAELSLPPIKGVLKHWWHSPTLVLAMFPDWYCAVQPDWPPHTHAVGFPMYDEKGVTPLPAALAAFLSAGPAPVAFTPGSAMFHADEFFATSAEACRLAGLRGVLLTRKREQVPKSLPPGVIHIDYAPFSELLPRCAALVHHGGIGTSAQALAAGVPQLVQPFAHDQPDNAERLEKIGVARTVNPRHYKPPYVACVLTELTTSRDIRESCRQAADRMRGADAIGTACSLIEGLL; the protein is encoded by the coding sequence ATGCACATCCTTCTCCTTCCCGTCGGCAGCCATGGCGACGTCCATCCTGCGGTCGGGCTCGGCCTTCGCCTTCAGGCACGCGGGCACCGGGTCACTGTTATCACCAACGGCCACTTCGAATCGCTCGTCCGCGACGCGGGGCTCGCGTTCATCGCCACCAGCACCTCCGAGCAGTACCTACAGACCATCAGCGATCCCGACATCTGGCACCCCAAACGGGCATTCTTCGCCGTCGCACGCTCCCTGATGGACCTGGCCCGGCCCACCTACGACATCCTGGCCGAACTTCATGCAGAGCAGCCCGGTCAGTTACTGGCCATCGGGACGAGCCTGGCCCTGGCCGGTCGACTGGCGCAGGAAAAGCTCGGGCTGCCTTTCGTTTCCATGCACCTGTCGCCGGCCCTCTTCCAGAGCGTCTACGAAACGCCCCGCCTGCCCGGCGGACCTTCCATCAACTGGGCCCCAAGGTGGCTGAAGCGAATTCTGTTCCTCGTCGCCAACGGAATGATCGACCGGGCGATCTGCCCGGGGCTCAACACCTTCCGCGCCGAGTTGTCGTTGCCGCCGATCAAAGGCGTGCTCAAGCATTGGTGGCATTCGCCGACGCTGGTCCTGGCAATGTTTCCCGACTGGTACTGCGCGGTGCAGCCCGACTGGCCGCCCCATACCCACGCGGTCGGTTTTCCAATGTACGACGAAAAGGGGGTGACCCCGCTGCCGGCGGCGCTGGCGGCGTTTCTCTCGGCCGGCCCGGCACCGGTCGCGTTTACACCGGGGTCGGCGATGTTCCACGCCGATGAGTTCTTCGCCACTTCCGCCGAGGCGTGCAGACTTGCCGGTCTTCGAGGCGTCCTGTTGACGCGCAAACGCGAACAGGTGCCCAAATCCCTCCCGCCGGGCGTGATTCATATCGATTACGCCCCGTTCAGCGAACTACTCCCGCGCTGTGCGGCGCTCGTTCACCATGGCGGGATCGGCACATCGGCGCAGGCCCTGGCGGCGGGTGTGCCGCAGCTGGTGCAACCATTCGCCCACGACCAACCTGACAACGCCGAACGCCTCGAAAAGATCGGCGTCGCCCGGACCGTCAACCCCAGGCACTATAAGCCGCCGTACGTCGCCTGCGTGCTGACGGAGCTGACGACATCGAGAGACATAAGGGAGAGTTGCCGCCAGGCCGCCGACCGCATGCGCGGCGCCGACGCGATTGGCACGGCGTGCTCGCTCATCGAGGGCTTGCTGTAA
- a CDS encoding NAD(P)-dependent alcohol dehydrogenase, protein MPTLAYAAQSATSPLAPLAINRRDPLPTDVAMDILYCGVCHSDLHQARNEWQGTTFPCVPGHEIVGRVTKVGSKVRKFKEGDLAAVGCMVDSCRSCENCKRGLEQYCLNGCTFTYNSPDKISGGMTFGGYSTGVVVDEAFTLKVPTSLNLAATAPLLCAGITTYSPMRHWKVSKGQKVGVVGLGGLGHMGVKFARAFGARTVLFTTSPGKADDAKRLGADEVVVSKNAGEMAKHTGSFDFILDCVSAQHDINAYLNLLKLDGTLCLVGAPEHPLPVSAFSLLLPRKQFAGSGIGGVAETQEMLDFCADHGIVSDIEMIKMQDINTAYDRLLKGDVKYRFVIDMASLKA, encoded by the coding sequence ATGCCCACTCTCGCCTACGCCGCCCAGTCCGCTACGTCGCCGCTCGCGCCTCTGGCGATCAACCGCCGGGATCCGCTGCCGACCGACGTCGCGATGGACATCCTTTACTGCGGCGTCTGTCACTCCGACCTGCATCAGGCCCGCAACGAGTGGCAGGGCACCACCTTCCCCTGCGTTCCGGGGCATGAAATCGTCGGGCGGGTGACGAAGGTCGGGTCGAAAGTGCGCAAGTTCAAGGAGGGTGATCTCGCCGCCGTCGGGTGCATGGTCGACTCGTGCCGATCCTGCGAAAACTGCAAGCGGGGCCTCGAGCAGTACTGCCTCAACGGCTGCACGTTCACCTACAACTCGCCGGACAAGATCTCCGGTGGAATGACGTTCGGCGGATACTCGACGGGCGTCGTGGTTGATGAGGCGTTCACGCTCAAGGTGCCGACGTCACTCAACCTGGCTGCTACGGCGCCGCTGCTGTGCGCCGGCATCACCACCTACTCGCCAATGCGGCACTGGAAGGTGTCCAAGGGTCAGAAGGTCGGCGTTGTCGGACTCGGCGGGCTCGGGCACATGGGTGTGAAGTTCGCCCGCGCGTTCGGCGCCCGCACGGTGCTGTTTACCACCAGCCCGGGCAAGGCTGACGACGCGAAGCGGCTCGGTGCCGACGAAGTGGTGGTCTCAAAGAACGCCGGCGAGATGGCCAAGCACACCGGCAGCTTCGATTTCATCCTCGACTGCGTGTCGGCCCAGCACGACATCAACGCCTACCTGAACCTGCTGAAGCTCGACGGCACCTTGTGCCTGGTCGGCGCACCTGAGCACCCGTTGCCGGTGTCGGCGTTCAGCCTGCTTTTGCCGCGAAAGCAGTTCGCCGGCAGCGGCATCGGCGGGGTTGCCGAGACCCAGGAGATGCTCGACTTCTGTGCCGATCACGGCATCGTCAGCGATATCGAGATGATCAAGATGCAGGACATCAACACCGCTTACGACCGCCTGCTGAAGGGCGACGTGAAGTACAGGTTCGTGATCGACATGGCGTCATTGAAGGCGTGA
- the pgi gene encoding glucose-6-phosphate isomerase, producing the protein MSKLTQSPAWQALATHHQQMQSVHMRELFAKDAGRFDSFNLKFEDILLDYSKNRITAETMKLLRALATQADLSGWTAKMFAGEKINTTEGRAVLHVALRNRSNRPIIVDGQDVMPAVNAVLKHMREFSDAVRGGSWLGYTGKKITDIVNIGIGGSDLGPVMVTEALKPYSKRDLKVHFVSNVDGTHIAETLRTLNAETTLFLVASKTFTTQETMTNAQSARAWFLKSAGDEKHIAKHFAALSTNEPAVKKFGIDPANMFEFWDWVGGRYSLWSAIGLPIALAIGMDNFEELLAGAHAMDEHFRTAPLEQNLPATLALIGVWYNDFFNAQTLAILPYDQYLHRFAAYFQQGDMESNGKYVTKDGQTIADYQTGPIVWGEPGTNGQHAFYQLIHQGTKLIPCDFIAPAQSQNPISDHHPILLSNYFAQTEALMKGKTADEVRAELTKEGKTGAALEALIPHKVFQGNKPTNSILFKKLTPRTLGSLIALYEHKIFTQGVIWNINSFDQWGVELGKQLAKAILPELGGDAKVTTHDASTNGLINYYKAQR; encoded by the coding sequence ATGAGCAAACTCACCCAATCTCCCGCCTGGCAGGCACTCGCGACCCACCACCAGCAGATGCAGTCCGTCCACATGCGCGAGCTGTTCGCGAAGGACGCCGGTCGGTTTGATTCGTTCAACCTGAAGTTCGAGGACATCCTGCTCGACTACAGCAAGAACCGCATCACCGCCGAGACGATGAAGCTGCTGCGGGCCCTGGCCACCCAGGCCGACCTGTCGGGATGGACGGCGAAGATGTTCGCCGGCGAGAAGATCAACACCACCGAAGGCCGCGCCGTGTTGCACGTGGCCCTGCGCAACCGCAGCAATCGGCCGATTATCGTCGATGGGCAGGACGTCATGCCCGCCGTCAACGCCGTGCTGAAGCACATGCGGGAGTTCTCCGATGCCGTCCGCGGCGGCTCATGGCTGGGCTACACCGGCAAAAAGATCACCGACATCGTCAACATCGGTATCGGCGGATCGGACCTCGGCCCGGTCATGGTCACCGAAGCGCTCAAGCCATATTCCAAGCGTGACCTGAAGGTGCACTTCGTCAGCAATGTCGACGGCACGCACATCGCCGAGACGCTGCGAACGCTGAACGCCGAGACCACGTTGTTCCTGGTAGCGAGCAAGACGTTCACCACGCAGGAAACCATGACCAACGCGCAGAGCGCGCGGGCGTGGTTCCTGAAGTCGGCGGGAGACGAAAAGCACATCGCCAAGCACTTTGCCGCGCTGTCGACCAATGAGCCGGCGGTGAAGAAGTTCGGCATCGACCCGGCCAACATGTTCGAGTTCTGGGACTGGGTCGGCGGGCGTTACTCCCTCTGGAGCGCCATCGGCCTGCCCATCGCGCTGGCGATCGGCATGGACAACTTTGAAGAACTACTCGCCGGCGCACACGCGATGGACGAGCACTTCCGCACCGCGCCGCTGGAGCAGAACCTGCCGGCGACGCTGGCGCTGATCGGCGTCTGGTACAACGACTTCTTTAACGCTCAGACGCTCGCGATCCTGCCATACGACCAGTACCTGCACCGCTTCGCCGCGTACTTCCAACAGGGGGACATGGAGAGCAACGGCAAGTACGTCACCAAGGACGGCCAGACGATCGCCGACTACCAGACCGGCCCCATCGTCTGGGGCGAACCCGGCACCAACGGCCAGCACGCGTTCTATCAGCTCATCCATCAGGGAACGAAGCTGATCCCGTGCGACTTCATCGCGCCGGCCCAATCACAGAATCCCATCAGCGATCACCACCCCATCCTGCTGAGCAACTATTTCGCGCAGACCGAGGCCCTGATGAAAGGCAAGACGGCCGACGAGGTCCGCGCCGAGCTGACCAAGGAAGGCAAAACCGGCGCGGCACTGGAAGCACTCATTCCGCACAAGGTTTTCCAGGGCAACAAGCCGACGAACAGCATCCTGTTCAAGAAGCTGACACCGCGAACGCTCGGCAGCCTGATCGCGCTCTACGAGCACAAGATCTTCACGCAGGGCGTCATCTGGAACATCAACAGCTTCGATCAGTGGGGCGTCGAGCTGGGTAAACAGCTCGCCAAGGCGATCCTGCCGGAGCTGGGCGGCGACGCGAAGGTGACGACGCATGATGCGTCTACGAACGGGTTGATCAATTACTACAAGGCGCAAAGGTAG
- a CDS encoding lectin-like protein, whose protein sequence is MAVAGGAVPTRAGVLLDYGTLGGNTYVAVRDPSLSWSEAAAAIAPFGGHLVTITSAAEQAFVEQLLQSGNSQGGAYWIGLQKSSGTYNWITGEPVSYTNWLPGQPDNNQGAETVGSILWSIPGEHPAGTPGEWNDLPDPYHSAFSTYVDLNNGGFIAEYSGIHSVGANGAPGGAPPASVPIPPAVVIGSLGLILAGRSCRRARGA, encoded by the coding sequence ATGGCAGTTGCAGGCGGCGCCGTGCCGACACGCGCGGGGGTACTCCTCGATTACGGCACGCTCGGCGGCAATACGTATGTGGCGGTCCGTGACCCATCGCTTTCCTGGTCGGAGGCGGCGGCGGCAATCGCGCCTTTCGGCGGGCACCTGGTCACCATTACCTCTGCCGCCGAGCAGGCATTCGTCGAGCAGTTGCTTCAGTCGGGAAACTCTCAGGGCGGCGCTTATTGGATCGGCCTGCAGAAATCCTCCGGCACATACAACTGGATCACCGGTGAGCCGGTGTCATACACGAACTGGCTTCCCGGCCAGCCGGACAACAATCAGGGTGCCGAAACCGTCGGCTCGATTCTCTGGAGCATTCCCGGCGAACACCCGGCCGGCACGCCGGGCGAATGGAACGATCTGCCAGACCCCTATCACTCGGCCTTTTCGACATACGTCGATCTGAACAACGGCGGCTTTATCGCCGAGTACAGCGGCATCCACAGTGTCGGGGCCAACGGCGCACCCGGCGGCGCTCCGCCAGCTTCGGTGCCGATTCCTCCCGCGGTGGTCATCGGTTCGCTCGGCCTGATACTCGCCGGCCGGAGTTGCCGTCGGGCGCGCGGCGCGTGA
- a CDS encoding neutral/alkaline non-lysosomal ceramidase N-terminal domain-containing protein: MEPQPWQCKISAVAVCLLSLVTSAIAADKPALRAGAAASDITPKEFPLNMPGGFSANMAEKAHDPLHARAMVLDDGKTTIAMVVVDNLGASPEVLDEAKAIASKQTGIPTSQMLVSSTHTHSAPSSNSTSSPQSIAYRKVIVDGIADSIIRAHAGLRNAAVGAASHPLPDEVFNRRWYLKPGKMPLNPYGKLDTVKMNPGTSPDVLDRPAGPTDPDITVISVQDAKRRPIALFANYSLHYVGGMPPAQVSADYYGEFARLMPSRVRGDENFVAMMSNGTSGDINNIPFGIVRPPREPFEQIRIVAGKAADTAYLAQRKIEKHSSDATLGMLQREITLKYRRPTPEQVEAARAIVKIKDKDEIEKLPRLAQNYARSTIAAAERAEDTLTVKIQAIRIGDLAVCGFPFETFVETGLDMKKRSPFPQTMVIGLANGRHGYLPTPEQHKLGGYETWLGTNVVQEDASVILSNNLLEMLGELKKSQ, from the coding sequence ATGGAACCCCAACCCTGGCAATGCAAAATCTCTGCCGTCGCCGTATGTCTGCTGTCACTTGTGACTTCGGCAATCGCCGCCGATAAGCCCGCCCTGCGCGCCGGGGCGGCGGCGTCGGACATCACGCCCAAAGAGTTCCCGCTGAACATGCCCGGCGGATTCAGCGCGAACATGGCCGAAAAGGCTCACGACCCGCTGCATGCCCGTGCCATGGTGCTCGATGACGGAAAGACCACGATCGCGATGGTCGTCGTCGACAACCTGGGGGCATCGCCGGAGGTGCTCGACGAAGCCAAGGCGATCGCATCGAAGCAGACGGGCATTCCGACCAGTCAGATGCTCGTCAGTTCAACGCACACACACAGCGCGCCGTCGTCGAATTCGACCAGCAGTCCGCAATCGATCGCCTATCGCAAAGTGATCGTCGATGGGATTGCCGATTCGATCATCCGCGCGCACGCCGGGCTTCGGAACGCGGCTGTGGGGGCGGCATCTCACCCGTTGCCGGACGAAGTATTCAATCGTCGCTGGTACCTCAAGCCCGGGAAGATGCCGCTGAACCCTTACGGGAAGCTGGATACCGTGAAGATGAACCCCGGCACCAGCCCCGACGTGCTCGACCGGCCGGCAGGCCCGACCGACCCGGACATCACCGTGATTTCCGTGCAGGACGCCAAGCGAAGGCCGATCGCGCTCTTTGCCAACTATTCGCTTCACTATGTCGGCGGGATGCCGCCAGCACAGGTGTCGGCCGACTACTACGGCGAGTTCGCACGGCTGATGCCGTCGCGTGTTCGTGGCGACGAGAACTTCGTGGCGATGATGTCCAACGGCACGTCCGGCGACATCAACAACATCCCGTTCGGCATTGTCCGCCCGCCGCGAGAGCCGTTCGAGCAGATCCGCATCGTCGCCGGAAAGGCCGCCGACACTGCGTACCTTGCTCAGCGCAAGATCGAGAAGCACAGCAGCGATGCCACCCTGGGCATGTTGCAGCGCGAGATCACCCTGAAGTATCGCCGGCCGACACCCGAACAGGTCGAGGCCGCCCGGGCGATCGTGAAGATCAAGGACAAGGACGAGATCGAAAAGCTGCCCCGCCTGGCGCAGAACTATGCCCGAAGCACCATCGCCGCCGCCGAGCGGGCCGAAGATACGCTGACGGTCAAGATTCAGGCGATCCGCATCGGCGACCTGGCGGTCTGCGGATTTCCCTTCGAAACCTTTGTCGAGACCGGACTGGATATGAAGAAACGCAGCCCGTTCCCGCAGACCATGGTGATCGGCCTGGCCAACGGCCGTCACGGCTACCTGCCGACTCCCGAGCAGCACAAGCTGGGCGGTTACGAGACGTGGCTGGGAACGAACGTCGTTCAGGAAGACGCATCGGTCATCCTGAGCAACAACCTCCTTGAGATGCTCGGAGAGTTGAAGAAATCGCAGTGA
- a CDS encoding mandelate racemase/muconate lactonizing enzyme family protein has protein sequence MGKPTDIRCTATELYFLPVHTRMPLKFGGEVVTYVTCARVRVTVKVADGREAEGWGETPLSVTWVWPSKLSYDARHDALKQFCQILARSWAGFAQTGHPIEVGNDFIEHELPTLLKAFNAERNAEPMPWLAALVCCSLFDIAVHDAYGRAQGVPIYQTYNSRFMSRSLADLLVPAKGSGVDFHGKFPGDFLTLKRPDTLAAWHLVGGVDPIDESELTGTEPKDGHPVLLADWIRTDGLKCLKIKLRGNDAAWDYTRTVKVGQIALAGGVDWLTADFNCMVTDPAYVNEILDRLRDEHPRLYGMLLYVEQPFPYELEVHRIDTHSVSARKPLFLDESAHDWKHVALGRELGWTGVALKTCKTQTGALLSLCWAKAHGMTLMVQDLTNPMLAQIPHVLLAAHAGTIMGVETNAMQFYPAASEIEARVHPGIYQRRNGQVDLSTITGNGFGYEVKRIGRDLPPAALSCG, from the coding sequence ATGGGAAAGCCAACCGACATCCGCTGCACCGCGACGGAACTCTACTTCCTGCCCGTTCACACCCGCATGCCGCTGAAGTTTGGCGGCGAGGTCGTCACCTATGTGACCTGTGCCCGCGTCCGCGTGACGGTTAAAGTCGCCGACGGCAGAGAGGCCGAAGGCTGGGGCGAAACGCCACTCAGCGTCACCTGGGTCTGGCCCAGCAAGCTCTCGTACGATGCCCGTCACGACGCCCTGAAGCAGTTCTGCCAGATTCTCGCCCGATCCTGGGCCGGCTTTGCGCAAACCGGTCATCCGATCGAAGTCGGCAACGACTTCATCGAGCACGAGCTGCCGACTCTTCTCAAGGCTTTTAACGCCGAACGGAACGCCGAGCCGATGCCCTGGCTCGCCGCACTGGTCTGCTGTTCGCTCTTCGACATCGCAGTCCATGATGCCTACGGCAGGGCGCAAGGTGTCCCCATCTACCAGACGTACAACAGCCGGTTCATGTCGCGTTCCCTGGCCGACCTGCTGGTCCCCGCGAAGGGCTCCGGCGTGGACTTCCATGGCAAATTCCCCGGCGATTTCCTGACCTTAAAACGGCCCGACACACTTGCCGCCTGGCACCTGGTGGGCGGTGTCGATCCCATCGACGAAAGCGAACTGACCGGCACCGAGCCGAAAGACGGCCATCCTGTGCTGCTCGCCGACTGGATTCGCACCGACGGCCTGAAGTGCCTCAAGATCAAGCTGCGTGGCAACGATGCCGCCTGGGACTACACCCGCACGGTGAAGGTCGGCCAGATCGCCTTGGCCGGCGGTGTTGATTGGCTGACGGCCGACTTCAACTGCATGGTCACCGACCCGGCGTACGTCAACGAGATCCTCGACCGCCTGCGCGACGAGCACCCCCGCCTCTACGGCATGCTGCTGTATGTCGAGCAGCCGTTCCCGTACGAGCTGGAAGTCCATCGCATCGACACGCACAGCGTCAGCGCCCGCAAGCCGCTGTTCCTCGATGAGTCGGCCCATGACTGGAAGCACGTCGCTCTCGGCCGCGAACTCGGCTGGACCGGCGTGGCGCTCAAGACGTGCAAGACACAAACCGGCGCCCTGCTGTCGCTCTGCTGGGCCAAGGCTCACGGCATGACGCTGATGGTGCAGGACCTGACCAACCCCATGCTCGCGCAGATCCCTCACGTCCTGCTGGCCGCCCACGCCGGCACGATCATGGGCGTCGAGACCAACGCCATGCAGTTCTACCCCGCCGCATCAGAGATCGAAGCCAGGGTCCACCCCGGCATCTACCAGCGGCGGAACGGTCAGGTGGATCTGAGCACGATCACGGGGAACGGGTTTGGGTATGAGGTCAAGCGGATCGGCAGAGATCTGCCGCCGGCCGCACTGTCGTGCGGCTGA
- a CDS encoding chymotrypsin family serine protease, translated as MQLESVRELKAALSKTIPEKLLKPARAQSLAVPASPKAGRAGPERTMAFGIRKKANSDFVLAIRLQRREVGNTPEFEAVVKKAKNEVDVQYIGRAYKSATPWHQRRQRPLRCGCSVGHYKLTAGTLGCFVKSRKDGSVLMLSNNHVLANENDAAVGDHILQPGDYDGGRRPNDVVGQLVNFLKLKVNGSNAADCAVATINESISYKPNDLDGLGVVTGLGPSFLDSGAAVAKVGRTTGLTRGRVTAFEMDNVVVSFGLGDLRFDNQVEVEGEGADAFSAGGDSGSLIVDDSLRGIALLFAGTDQGGENGAGLTYSNPLKVVLDQMKVDLL; from the coding sequence GTGCAACTAGAATCGGTTCGCGAGTTGAAAGCAGCGCTCAGCAAGACCATTCCAGAAAAGCTCTTAAAGCCGGCGAGGGCGCAGTCTCTCGCTGTACCGGCTAGCCCAAAGGCGGGCCGGGCGGGCCCCGAACGAACGATGGCATTTGGCATTCGAAAGAAGGCCAACAGCGATTTTGTACTGGCCATCCGCTTACAGCGTCGGGAAGTCGGAAACACGCCCGAGTTTGAGGCGGTCGTCAAGAAGGCGAAGAATGAGGTGGATGTCCAGTATATCGGTCGCGCATACAAATCAGCGACTCCATGGCATCAGCGGAGACAGCGGCCGCTCCGTTGCGGTTGTTCCGTTGGCCACTACAAGCTCACAGCAGGAACGCTGGGTTGTTTTGTAAAGAGCCGCAAGGATGGCTCAGTCTTGATGCTGTCAAATAACCACGTTTTAGCGAACGAGAACGATGCAGCGGTCGGCGACCACATCCTTCAGCCCGGAGACTATGACGGTGGCCGCCGACCGAATGATGTCGTTGGGCAATTAGTCAACTTCCTGAAGCTGAAGGTGAATGGTTCAAATGCTGCGGATTGCGCTGTGGCAACGATAAACGAATCGATCTCGTACAAGCCGAACGATCTCGATGGTTTGGGCGTGGTTACGGGGCTCGGCCCGTCCTTCCTAGATAGCGGTGCAGCGGTCGCCAAGGTGGGTCGCACCACGGGGCTTACCCGTGGCCGCGTAACGGCCTTCGAGATGGACAACGTGGTTGTCTCCTTCGGACTTGGCGACCTCAGATTCGACAACCAAGTTGAGGTCGAGGGCGAAGGGGCCGACGCGTTTTCGGCCGGCGGGGACAGCGGGTCGTTGATCGTCGACGACTCATTGCGGGGCATTGCCTTACTGTTCGCTGGAACCGATCAGGGCGGTGAGAATGGCGCGGGCCTCACGTACAGCAATCCGCTCAAGGTCGTGTTAGACCAGATGAAGGTTGACCTCCTATGA